A stretch of DNA from Cannabis sativa cultivar Pink pepper isolate KNU-18-1 chromosome X, ASM2916894v1, whole genome shotgun sequence:
TACCATGCAACAATCTTTACAAGGGTGTAATCAAAAGCCCGTGCATTTATGGCCATGCACGTCTATTCCAGTATAGTGAACGCTCTCGAAATTTTGCCTAAAATTTCATAGGAAGCAGCCCCACTCCCACATTCACATAGGTGAGTTTATCAAGAGTACTCTTGTAGCTCGGTACTCCATTCTACTTGGAGTGTAGATCTCATTAAGAGCTTCTATTAACTCAGCCTTAAATCGCTTCAGGAATTCATGCTTCTCTTTTCGTATAATTATAGCATGATCCTACTTTTATCACTTCATAACTTGTTAGTACCCATTGAACCTATTTCTTAGGATCTCTAGTCTATAGGTTAGGTTTCCATTATGAGTGATTCATCAATCTAAGGGCAATAGTCCCATTCCTTTCGATATTTTAAGGACTTTCTCTCTTGCTAAACCTTTTGTCAAAGGATCAAGCAAATTATCACCAGTGCGTACATGATCCACTTTAACAGCTCCTGTTAAGAGAAACTCTCTAACAGTGTTGTGCTTACGACGTATTTATCGCCTCTTTCCGTTGTAATAACGGTTCTGAACTTTTGCAATAGCCACAGTACTATTGCAATGGATTAACACAGCTAGAATAGGTCTTTCCCATAAAGGAATCTCAGCTACCAGACTTCTTAGCCAACCTGCTTCTTCACTAGCACTTGGTAATGCAATCATTTCAGACTCCATTGTAGACTGAGCCAAAATAGTCTATTTCTTAAACTTCCATGAAACAGCTCCACCATCTATGCTAAAAATATAGCCACTGGTTGCCTTGGAGTCATCTGATAAAGTGTTCCAATCAGCATCACTGTACCCTTCAAGGATAGCTGGAAACTTCTGATAATGTAATCCAAGGGTTAATGTTCTCTTGAGGTATCTCATGATCCTCTCAATAGCATTCCAATGCTCTACACTAGGTCTACTAGTAAACCTGCATAATAATCCCACGACATAGGCAATGTCATGCCGGTCTTAAGGTATATGGGGCctctatatatatagtttaattattataaaaatgatagttctagTGCTTAGTGAAatgataaaatttttaaaaactcttAAGAGGTCCAAGGTTCAATATCTCataactaggggtgttcattggatcacatccaatgtttttaggcctatccagatccgatccaatcatagattggatgttaaattttaccatccgatctgatccaattaatttcgtcatccaatcgatccaacatccattggatgttggattagATCGAttctatccattggatgtatttcatatatatttatttgtttaatttgggtttatctaatattttagacctagtattttttggatcagatcggatccatccaatattttagatccagtatgtattggattggactggatccatccaatccaagaaaaaaaaagtaaaactttaatgttaattttcatatatacatatagatttgatgtataacaatataaaatctaattactcatccaaactaaatgaaaatactaattagttcgattggatgttggatgtattggattttaaGACATCCCAtccaccatccgatccgatccaattggatatttaaaaataacatccaatccgatcacaattggatatccaatgtttggcggtcggttgtaattggatcggtcggttctcattggattggatcgatttatgcacacccctacTCATAACTacacattaaataatttttttaaaagtaaatagtAGAGGTTGGGAATTGATCCCATGATCTTTTACTTTAAAGTAAGACCTTCTACCACCACACtaaataatttttgttattttttcttcttatttaatagtttatctatatattaatatttttttttttacaatttcgggGCCCTGAGTATTCGGGGGCTCGAGGCGCACGCCTAGCCCGCCTACCCTCAGGGTAGATCCTGCCGAAGACTCCTAATGATGCTCACATATTCAGATTGTCTCACACAATCATTAAtgttcttaaataattttacacTGTGATCATATAATGTACAAGCAGGTTTACAATtaaagtaattatatatatttttttaagatattctCAATGTAGTGAGATTGATCCAAAGAAATTTCCTGTTCAGACTTAGTGATATGTATACTAAAGATTACATCCGCTTCACCTAGATCTTCCATGTCAAAATTTTCACATAATAGAAATTTCACATTGTTCACGACATTAATATTTGATGCATCTACACATAATTACTTTTTAGGCATGGTTGTTTTAGTATttctcataataataataatatacataatTTATTAGTTTTAGTGCAATAAATCTAATTAATCTGGTTACAATGCTTAAAAATTAGCATATTTATTTGATGACTCTATTTGGGGATTGAGAATTATGTGCGTCATTGCAAGCTCCTCTTTGCTTCTATGactaattgtaatttttcttatatagcTAGAAATTGTAACTATgcggcccataatgtggctTAATGGGCGTTTGCCAATAATATTATAGGAATGGTAGAGATATCTACTATACCTGTTAATATCTTTTGTAATAATTATGAGGTTTAACTtcacttttatttataaatgcatttttcaaaaaaaaaaaaaaagcatatttATTTGATGTTAATTAAAAACCCagcaaataaaagataaaagtaAAAGTAAAAAGTCTGATTTGTTCTACTTATAATTTCattttctgggtttggattAATTAACttagaaatgaaataaaaaacaaCAAACTGTGTTAGTTAGCTCAAACAAAcccattcttcttcttcatggCTCTCAAACTTGAAATCATCCAAGGTCCTCGAGCCGGAGAAACCCTAGACTTCCGGCCCGGATGTACCGTCAGAATCGGTCGTCTTGTCCGTGGTAACAATCTCACAATCAAAGACTCCACCATCTCAACTAAGCACCTCTCTATCCAATCTCAATCTGGCAAATGGCTACTTCACCACCTCAGCACCTCCAATCGCTCTTGCCTCAATGACGAAATTATTGAAACCGACGTCCCCGTCGAGCTCAGCGACGGAGATTGCATCAGGATTGGAGATTCCACTTCCATATCCGTTAAGATTGGAGTCGACGATGGGTGCTTTTTGAGGCGAAGAACTAGGCGGGGAGGAGTTGaggagaagaaggaagagggaTGTGGTTTGGGAGTGGAGAAAGCAGAGGCAAGGAGAGGAAGGAAACCTAAGGTTTTGAAGAGTGTGGTTGAAGAGGAGAAAGAACAGCTGCCGCAAGTGAGAACGAGGCGAACTCGGAGATGGGAGAAAATTCAAGAGAATTCTGAAGTGGAAGGTGGACAAGTCAAGTCAAGACGAGTTAATGATGATGAAGACATTGACAAGTTGAATTTGAGGGAACATGAGTGTGAAAAGGTGGAGGCTACGGTGATGGAGCTCTGTGAAGAGGAGGATCATCATGGCAGAGATGGTTGTGGCATCAATGGTGGGGTTTGTGAAGAGGGAAAAAAGGATAAAGCTTTTGGGTCTAATGAGAAGTTGGGTGAATCCGGAAAGGAGCCAGATTTGGAGAATATGACACTTGAAGAGTGGTTTGATTATTTGAAGATTGCTCTGCCGAAACAGATAATTGAAGCAAGTGAGGAGATGATCAATGGTATGAGATTGAATACTAAAAGGGTTCACAATTACATGGTAGAGCAGAAGAATGAAGCATTAGAAGTAGCTACTGTGTAAGATGGTAGGCTTTTCCACATTTATGGTTAACACTTGTTACTAACTTCTTGCTAATTTGACTGTTATTAAAGTTTTTTCCTTTTCATTTACGGCTGTTGCTAATGTAGTTTATTTGTTTATTCAGTTCTTCGTTGGTTTCACTAGATTATCTTAGAGACCCATTATTGTTTTTAAGGCTACATTCTGTTTAATGTGAGTCATATTGAAGATCGAAATTGGAAATTTAGAAATTTAACAGGTGTTTTTCTTGCTGTTCTTCAGTTTAGTTTTCCTTTTAATTACAGGATCTACTtctatgaagaagaaaaaaaacaattcTTTGATTGGTGGTTTCTTTCAAGAATGCTTAATCTATTTTGCTCGTTTTGCAGTGTTACTGAGCTTTGTCTCCTCCACTGAAGCTATCTGCAGTATACGAAGCTTAAACAAATGCTCTAAAGGATCAACTTCTCCTCAACTGGTTTCTTTATCATCAGCTTCATGTGGGTGGTGAATGCCTTACAATGTAGGCATGGTGACAAGTTGACAACATGATCCATAGCAAATATGGGGTTCAGGTTGGTTGGTTGCTGCTGCTGTTGCACTTTCTTGGTAGCTCTGTTTAAAAGCTTTATTGCCTATGAAAATTGGTGCATATAACATGGCAAAAGCATGCTGTTGCAAATAAAGAATGTGATGTGTACAGCGATAAATAATTAGATTATAGGATCTATTATTTCATCACTTCACAgaatgaaaaaaggaaaaaggaaaaagagatCAAACTACAAATATAATTCCTTTCTTAGAAAAAGAAAGCACAATTACAATATTATGTAAAGTTCCTTCAAGCATGGCCACTACCTTCCTTATGGGATGACGAATTGTTGGCTCTTCTTGTATACACCAAAGACCAATCTTCTACAATCTGTCAAACTCTTGCTCGTTCACTTCTTCAACAAGCATTAGACTTgctgaattattattttatgaagcACTCGTAAACCCAATCGACTAAGATGGCTTCTTTCTCAGGAACACTAACTTCAACTCTTGGACAACATCATATGATAACCAATAGAATAGTTCCAAAACTATAAACATCAGCTTTGGTCGTAATAGGTTGGCCCTTATGCCACTCTGGAGCAATGAACCCCCTCGTTCCTCTAATTTCGCTGTGTCCTTGTTTGATCTGACATCAGTAGCTTTGCCAGTCCGAAATTTGCAATTTTGGCATTACAATTCTCATCGATCAATATGTTGTTGGGATTTATGTCACAATGAATGATCTTATTCTCGCAATCTTCATGCAGACATAAGATGCCGCGAGCAATGCccaatgttattttcattttgtcaTTCCAGATTAAATTAGTCTCTGATTTGAAGAGAAAGTTTGATAATGATCCATGGCTCATGGTGACCATATACTAGAAGCTTGTTTGAATTTTCATGGCAATAACCAAGCAAATTGACCAGATTTTTGTGGTGACTTTTGTTAGGCTAATTTTAGCATAAGTTTTGGGTttagttatttttcttctttgttattatttttggaatggTTTTAcgcgttttttttttatttgaggtttctaggtttttAAATGCAAAATTTGTCAAATATCGAAAGACAGTAgtttataaaataaagaaaattttgcaagaaaataaaattgaaactttaattttaaattcaattatgttttgattagatttttgaaaaagtcaaaacatagaAGTTTTAGATTTGTTTTTCAGCTTTCCAACGCATATTGAATGAgctcatttggagtttgtatgTAAAAgtcatgtacattttactaAGCGAGGTCGAAGCAAAAATTACAAGCTTGCCGCGACTAGCTACTTCTGTGGTCGCGACTAATTGTGCTTGGGACGACTAGTTTTATTTGTATTCACGGTGAAGGAGGCTTATAGAATGGGTGATTTTTGAGCCATAACAGTTAGGGATGTTCATCAAACCGTTCAAACCACTCAAACTGcccgcaccgcaccacaccgcaaaaaaaaaatgcagtttgaaattctttgcggtgcagttgcggtttgaatttttcttaaaccgcacggtgcggtgcggtttgcagttttaaatttttaatatgcggttcaaactgtaccgcaccgcatattataaaaatacaaatttttatatttatttaggttcaATGTGTGAAGGCCCAACCTAagtccactaattattgtattgttgaaacttgaaactttttttttcatatttattttcaagtcttatggtatttttgacaagtgttgctcaaactttgttgtatttgtgacagtttaattatttaatgataGTTTAAACCGCAAAAACTGCATAAACctaaccgcaccgcaccgcaccattttttgcggtgcggtttttgcgatTTTTTAGTTTTGCGGTGCGGGTGTGGtttgagaaattaaaaaaaccgcatgtgcgagttggtttgaaaaaatagtcaaaaatcgCACCACCCGTACCGCGAAAACCTCTAATAACAGTTACCGTGACTAGCTTATTCGTGGTTGCGGCGACGCCTCCAGTACGAGTTCGTGGGCAATTTTGTAAAATTGAGTTTCTAAGTGATTTCCTTCTACCTTTTAACGAGAGTTGTGATTTTTGAGTCTCATATTCAAAATTTCAgacctagaaacaaaggagagAATTtcaagagcggcttgtggcgatcCGAATCAATTTCTTCAACTAGTTATTtcttctctcttattttttttatgctattttctattttaagtttgattataaaaattatgaaCTAAACCCCCTATTTggggagatgatgaatgttgattgaaattATGCATTGAGTTaatgataattgttatttcttcttttttaattgtgaatttatccatatttgtgcttaatttcatgtttgAGATTGATCACCTTAGGCATGCTTAATGATCTCaatacaaaatttgaaaagtgaGTATTGACAATGCTAAAATTTGATAagctaggttttgatgtaaaatgaaagtatttgcatagcctaTGTGACATTGATATTATTGTTTAATGCGGATTGTATGTTAGTCTATCTCAGAGATGCAATAGATAACATAtgatttaggacctaaaagatcttaaaagagttaggttaattttataatctgtcattcacttaaAGAAAGAGgaatagtaattagcattaatAATTGAGTAACTGAAACAACAAGATTCATTTCCCTTCcttgattaaatatttttattgctttaatttattttcttgtttttcttttcttttatcttcttcaatattattgtttgccaaatagaaaaataagtctaatttagtggtatttagTTCAATTTcccgtgggatcgacctcacctgtgtgaatACTACTTTATTATGTGCACTTGCGTAGtttataattttcgtaacaagtttttggtgcTATTGCtggaaaattgtttaaaaattgaTATTATAGAAATTAGACTAAATTCTACTTTGATTTCTTCCTTACTTCTTGCTAACTATTTTGTCTCAATTTTTCTTATCCTATCTCGGGTGCTTTTGGTTTATGCGACGTCAAGGACCACGTTCAAGAGTGCCTATTGATTCTGAGATTGAGAAGACCTATAGAAAGAATAGAAAGAACAAGAGGTTAGAAAGAGTTGCATTAAGGGTTGACCAATAAGAGGTGATGGCCACAAACGACAACAGTGGGGGTGTCGTGGAAGACTAGGAAAACGGTCATAATCCACCTGATTGTAGTATGAGGGCTATGTTCTTCCAACATTGATGGGGGTTTAGTCTTGTATATGACCACTCGCCGTAGAAGCTAACAATTTTGAAATAAGGCTAGCCATACTCCAAATGGTACAATCTTCAGTCCAGTTTGGTGGATTTCCCTTAGAAGATCTAAACATGCATCTATCTAACTTCGTGAGTTATGTCAAACATTCAAGGTGAAcagagttagtgatgatgccattcgcctgagactgttcccattctcgCTTAGGGAGTGAGTTAAGAGTTAGTTCGTGTCtttgccacccaactctattgctACATGGACTGACTTGGCAATGAAGTTCTTAttaaagttctttcctccagctaaAGCTGCCAAGCTGCGAGGGgagattaataatttttgttatcTCGACAATGAATCTCTTTATggggcttgggagaggttcaagaATCTCATTAGAAAGTGTCCACATCATGGGATCGAGAAGTGGATGTTAGTCGATAATTTCTACAAAgggttggttggtaatactCGAACAATCATAAATGTCGCAGCTGGTGGGGCTTTTATGAGGAAAAGTGCGAATTAGACTTATGACTTGCTTGAAGAGAAGCCAATAACCAATAATGGCCATGAATAACCAATAATGGCCAATCGAGAGAAGCCAATCGAAGAAAGTTGCGAGAATCCATGAAGTTGATTCCATAACTAAGTTGACAGCCTAAGTGGAGGCCTTGAGTAAGTTGATGACTGCTCAGGTAAAACAGGCTCAAGTTACTTGTGAGCTATGTGGGGGGCCTCACACATATGACAACTCCCCGGTAGATGTTAACAGtttgccaatggatcaagcTAAAGCCATTGAAAACTATTCACAGAACAATAACTATGGGTATAACCAATGAAGGGGTCGCCAAAACTATCAAGGGCAGTCATCGAATCAACAGTAACAAGGTTTCCACCAACAAAGAAATCAACCCCAACAAACTCAACAACCCTCCTAACAACCAAGTTCTAGTGGAGACTCAAATATCCAAGTAATTGATTTATcgctccaattcatgatggagaCTATAGCTTCTATTAAAAACTTAGAAACTCAGATGGGACAGTTGGCTACTTGAGTGGCAAAACAAGCTCAAGAAAATTCACCTAGCACTAGTGAGGTAAAGGGTTAGGAGAAATGTCAAGCGATTTCCTGGAGGAGTGGAAAGAGTTATGAGGGGCCTAATGAGAAGCAGTTAATGGAAGAAGTGGGTCAGGATCAGTAGGCACCGACACTAAAGGAAAGGAGGAATTCTGAGGGTCTTGCATCGAAAGAAGTTTCACCACGTATCAGCATCGAGCACCATGTTAAAATTCCTTATCCACAGAGGCTCAGCAAGAACAACATGGACAAccaattttctaaatttttgaaaatattcaaAAAGTTACATATCAACATTCTATTTGCGGAGGCCTAGAGAAAATGTCAACTTACTTGAAGTtcatgaaaattattttagccAAGAAAAAgacctgctctgataccatattagatcgcagaaagagaaagaaaataagaGAGTGAAAACTACGTTTATTATTCGTTgaattgataaaaatagagtaCAAGCTATATATAGCTTGGAGATACAAAAAACTAATTAGTTACATGTAACAAGTAACTAACAAACTAACAACTTCTTCTAACCAACTTCCCTAACTGATTTTAACTAACTCGGGTTAGCTCATTCTTAATGCACTTCATTAGAAGTGTATATAATGTGCAAATTTAGAACTTGGGTTGGGGCCCTAAGGGGTACTTAATTTTGTGCGCATGAGTGATGACTCACACACTGGACCACCACACGTGTGCACCATTGTCGTACGACCGACCAACCCAAGCTGAGTTTTATCATGGGGATGATGAGGTTGATAATctaattccacaattctagaTAGTGCCACGAACGTCTTAAAGAGACTGACCTAGATCATGACTCAACCCAAATTTTAATTCGGTAAATTCGTTCCTTTTTTTTGCAGTAACTATCTACAACAATTTTAAAACGTTGTGTTTCTTCCTTGACTACCGATGAGAATTCTGGTGTTGTTGATATAAACAAACTTTTTTGTTTTGAGGGAAACCATTTTAAAAGATGAAAacaaaaaatgttatttttctcACTTTGAAAAAGGTTGCTTATGTTATGACGACTAATAAACTTGTTGTTTGTGATACTGTTAAGGAAGATGAAAAGCAGAAGCAAACTGCTAATTTAGCAAGCTAGGTCCAGAATGATTTTTGTGCAAAAATTTTATTGTGAATGGTTTATCTGATGATTTGTATGGCTAGGAAATCTAGGATGCACTTCAAA
This window harbors:
- the LOC115710427 gene encoding FHA domain-containing protein At4g14490 translates to MALKLEIIQGPRAGETLDFRPGCTVRIGRLVRGNNLTIKDSTISTKHLSIQSQSGKWLLHHLSTSNRSCLNDEIIETDVPVELSDGDCIRIGDSTSISVKIGVDDGCFLRRRTRRGGVEEKKEEGCGLGVEKAEARRGRKPKVLKSVVEEEKEQLPQVRTRRTRRWEKIQENSEVEGGQVKSRRVNDDEDIDKLNLREHECEKVEATVMELCEEEDHHGRDGCGINGGVCEEGKKDKAFGSNEKLGESGKEPDLENMTLEEWFDYLKIALPKQIIEASEEMINGMRLNTKRVHNYMVEQKNEALEVATV